DNA from Micromonospora sp. M71_S20:
TCGGCCGGCATCTTCGTCGCCGCCTCCGCCGGCAACAGCGGCCCGGGCGCCAGCACCGTCGCGAAGACCGCGCCGTGGAACATGTCCGTGGCCGCGGTCAGCCACGAGCGGGTCATCGCCCACCGGCTCGACGTGACGGGCCCGACGCCCGTCCCGGCGGCGCTCACCGGCATCGCCGCCGTGATCGGGGAGAACTCGCCGAACCCGCCCATCGAGGGTGAGATCCGGTACTCCGGCACCGTCGACGCGAACAACGTGCAGGCCTGCGTTCCGTTCCCGGCAGCGGCGTTCAGCGGCAAGGTCGCCCTGCTGCCCCGGGGCGGCTGCGACTTCTCCGTGAAGGTCAAGAACGCCACCGCCGCCGGCGCGACCGGCGTGGTCGTGCACAACCAGTACAGCGGCCCGCCGATCACGATGGGCGCGCTCGCCGGGACCAGCATCCCCGCCGTGATGGTCTCCCTCGCCGACGGGCAGCGGCTGCGCGACCACGCGGCGGCCACCGACGGCCCCGTCACCGTGCGCGTCGACCCCGGCAGCGAGGTGCTGCGCGACGGCGACTGGACCGACGTCGTGGCCGACTTCAGCTCGCGCGGACCCAGCAAGTTCGACATGCTCGCGCCCACCGTTGCGGCCCCGGGCCGCAACATCCTCGCCGCCACCATGGCGGCGAAGGACAACCCGGCCACGTACGCCTTCATGCAGGGCACGTCCATGTCGTCGCCGCACGTCGCCGGCGCCGGCGCGCTGCTGGCGGCGCTGCACCCCGACTGGTCGCCGACGCGGATCCGGTCCGCGCTGGCGGTCACCGCGGACCGCGACGGGGTGGTCAAGGAGGACGGCCGCACGCCGGCCGACGCGTTCGACATCGGCTCCGGCCGGATCAACCTGGCCCAGGCCGCCCGGACCGGCATCGTGCTCGACGAGACCGCCGCGAACTTCGTCGCGGCCAACCCCGACGCCGGTGGCGACCCGCAGGCGCTGAACCTGCCGGCCGTAGTCGAGCACCACTGCCTCAAGGTCTGCACCTTCACCCGGACGGTGTCCAGCGTGGCCAAGGTGGCCGCGACCTACCAGGTGGCGCCGCAGGCCCCGACCGGGGCGCGGATCACGGTCGCGCCGACGCGGTTCACCCTGGCGCCCGGCGCCAGCCAGCAGCTGACCGTCACCGTGGACGTCACCGGGACCGCCCGCAAGAACTGGCTCTTCGGCGCGATCGACCTGACCACCGACGCCCGGCACGCGCCGGACGGGCAGCCGATCGCCCAGGCGCACTTCCCGGTCGCCGTCCTTCCCGCGGCCCCGGACCTGACGGTCGACAAGACCGAGCTGAGCTCCAGCATGGACGTCGCGCAGAACGAGAGCCACACCGTCAAGGTGGGCAACGCCGGCGGCGCCGAACTCACCTGGCGGGCGACCGGCGACGGCGCCGACTGCGCCTGGCCGACCTGGGTCAAGGTGACCCCGGCGCAGGGCACCCTTGGCGCGTTCAAGAGCCAGGACATCCAGATCACGCTCGACTCGACCGGCCTGGACGACGGTGGCGTGTTCCGGGCCGACCTGTGCCTGGCCAGCAACGACCAGGACCAGCCGACGACGACGATCGCGCTGGAACTGACGGTGGTGCCGGTGCCGAAGATCGAGGTGGCACCGAAGTCGCTCTCCGCACGGCAGCCGGCCGGGCTGGTCACCAGCCAGAAGTTCGCGGTACGCAACGCCGGGCACGGCGTGCTGGACTGGCGGCTGGACGACCCGGACGCCGGCCCGAGCGACGAGCGGATCCAGCTCCTGCGTGACGGTGTCCTGCTGATCCCCAACTCGGGCAGCGCGACCCGTGGGGTGATGGCGTTCGATCCGCAGACCGGCAAGCAGATCGACCCGCAGTTCATCCCGCACTTCAAGTTCGACCCGACCAGCAACCTCTACACGCCGTTCCAGGTCGTCGCCAAGCCGGACGGCAGCGGCTTCCTCATGTCCGACCAGGTCAACTCGGTGGTCACCGAGCACGGCCTGGACGGCAGCTTCCGGCGCGTCTTCGCCCCCGCCGCCGGTGCGGGAGATCCGACGGTCATGGGCAACACCCGGGGCATCGCGCTCTCGCCGCGCGGCACCGTGCTGGTGACGGTCGCCTCCCAGGCGAACGCCAACTCGGTGGTCGAGTTCGACGCCGACGGGAAGTTCCTGGGTACGTTCGTCGCGCCGGGGGCCGACGGGCTGAAGGGACCGTGGGGCATCCTGTTCCGCGGCGACGACGTGCTCGTCTCGGCCAGCGACAGTGACGCCATCCACAGCTTCAAGAAGGACGGCTCCGCCGCGAACGCCCGCTTCTTCCAGGGGCTGAGCTGGCCCGGCCAGCTCGTGGAGCTGCCGAACGGCAACGTGCTCGCGGCGAGCTGGGGCAGCGGCTCCACCCCGGGAGTCTGGGAGATGGACCGCGACGGCAAGCTGATCGGCGTCTACACGCCGCCCGGCGGAAGCGGATACCAGGGCGTCCACCCGCTCGGTAACGGCAACATCCTGACCACCAGCTCCAAGGGGGTCCACGAGATCGACCGCTCCGGCCGCCTGGTCGAGGTCGAGAACGACAAGGGTGCTGCCCGGTTCATCACCCACGTCCGGCTGCCCGACCTGCAGCCGTGCGTGACGCCCGACGAGGTGCCGTGGCTGACGGCGTCCCGCACGTCGGCCGGCACCGGTGCCGGCCGGTCCACCGAGGTGACGCTCTCGATGGACAGCACCGGGCTGGCCGCCGGTACCTACCGGGCCCAGCTCTGCGTCACCAGCGACGACCCGTCCAACCCGCTGACGACGTTGCCGGTGACGCTCGAGGTCACCGACCAGACCTGCGCCCAGGTCGTCAGCGGTGAGCGTCGGGGTCCGCTGCCGGTCAACGGTGGGGTGACCTGCCTCGCGCCGGGCGCCACGGTGTTCGGACCGGTCAACGTCGCGAAGGGCGCGGGCCTGATCGCGCTCGACGCCAGCGTCAGCGGCCCGGTGACCGCCACCGGGGCCACGGTGGTGGAGTTGACGGGCAGCACGGTCGACGGCCCGCTGTCGGTCACCGGCGTCACCGGTTCGGTGCTGATCAGCGGGACGCGGGTGACCGGGCCGGTCAGCGTGGTCGACAGCCGCACCGGCGACACGCCGGTCGTGGTGTCCGGCAACCGGATCGACGGGCCGCTGCGGTGCGTCGGCAACCAGCCGCCACCGGTGGACGGCGGGGTGGCCAACACGGTCAGCGGCCCGACGTCCGGCCAGTGCCGCGGGTGGTGAGCGGACCTCCCGACCCGGCCCGTCGGTGACGGGGCCAGGCCCGCCGGTGCGATCGCCGTCGCGACCGCACCGGCGGGCCGCCGTCCTCGACTGCGGCGGCCCTTCCCGCCGCAACGACCGCCGTCCGACACGTGGCCACCGCCGACCCGGCCCCCGCGCGTGCGCCCGGGTGCGAAGGATCCGCCCGCGCGGTGAGTACGCGGGCTCACGTCCCGCGGCCATGCCTCCGCCAGGCTGTACGGCATGACCTCGTCGACACCCGCCGCCCGGTCCCGGTACGCCGTCGTGCTCCTGACGGTGGTCTGGGTGGGGGCGTGCCTGGCGTTGCTGTGGTGGTTGTTCACCATCGGCATGGAAGGGTGGGCCGACCACCACTCGAACGGTGGGGCGCGGGCGGCGGAGATCGGGCGGCGCTCCGCCCGGGCGCTGCTGTTCCTGGCGGCGACGGCAGCGGGCGGGCCGGCCGTCATCGCGCTGCTGGCGTTCGGCTGCCGGTACCGCCGCACCGGGCTGGTCTACCTGTTCCTGGCCGTCGTGGTCGCGGCGGCGCTCACGCCGGCGGTCGTGGATGCCGCGCGTACCCTCAGGCCGCCGGCCGCGCCCGTCCCGGCGCCGACGACCTGCCAGGAGCACAGCGGCGGTGACAACCGCTGCCCGGGCGGCTGAGCGGCCTGGCGGTGCGGGTTGCGGCACCGGACGGGACGTCGCCCGTGACCCGACGCGGTGGCGGAGCGGGCGGTCGACAGATTCATTTGTGGCTATGTATTGTCACTGGCCGACCGGCGTACCGATCAGCAGGAGCACGCGATGGACCGTCTCGACCAACCCGGATGCTGCGGCGACGGCCCGGCGGCCGCCGGTGTCGACCGCCGCGTGGTGCTGCTCGGCGCCGCCCTCGGCGCGGGCGCCCTGGCCGGGCTGGCCGTTCCCGGCCGCGCGTACGCCGCGCCCGCCATCCACAACCCCTTCTCCGGCTACCCCGTCACCGGCACCTGGCAGGACCACCTGAACCGGGGTTCGCTCGGCGGCGTCGACTTCGGCATGCCGGTCGGCACCCGCCTGCGGCGCGGGCACCATCCAGAACATCCCGTACAACGGTACGGGTGGGCACACGGTCACCATCCAGCACGCGGACGGGTACCGCAGCCAGTACATGCACCTGTCGCAGTTCCTGCTCGGCAACGGCGCGGCCGTGTCCAGCGGCACCGTCGTCGGTCTCTCCGGCGGCGCGGCCGGCGCGCCGGGCTCGGGCTCGTCGACCGGGCCGCACGTCCACTGGCACATGATCAACCCGCCGGCGTACGCATCAACCCGCTGGCCTACATCGGTCAGAACCCCGCACCCGGGCGACTGCCCAAGACCTCCACCGAGCAGGACGGCATCCCCGGCACCATCTTCTACCAGCGCATGCAGAACTGGCTGCGGCTCACCGCCGGTTACACCGGCCCCATCGACGGCGCGCCCGGGCCGGGCACCTACGCCGCCCTCCAGCGGGCCATGCGGGCCTACGGCTACACCGGACCGATCGACGGCCAGCCCGGCCCGAACACCTGGCGCGCCGTGCAGCGCCTCGCCTCCGGCCACGGCTACACCGGCCCGATCGACGGGGTCATGGGGCCCAACTCGTGGCGCGGCTTCGCCCGCTTCCTCAACCAGGACAGGTGGGACTGACCGCGACAGCCCCGCCGCACCCACCGCACGGGCGGCGGCGCGGCGCGGACGCGACGAGGGCCGTCCTCCCGGTGCTGCGGGGGACGGCCCTCGTCGGCGGACGAGCGCGTCAGGCGACCGAGGCGGGGAACCTCTCCCACACCCGGTGGGCGGCCAGCAGCTGCTGCACGGCGGTGAGGACCTCGGCGCCGGAGCCGCCCGTGACGACGCCGGGCGTGCCGGCGACCCCCGCCTGCCGCAGCACGTCGACGCCGGCGCCCCACGCGCCGATCGCCTTGGCGTGCCGCCAGCACTCCTCGACCAGAAGCAGCACCCGCGGATCCACGGCGGCGGCGTCCGCCGCGCCGGCCTTGGCGTCGCGCGCCGGCGACGCGTCCGGCGCGGGCGCCGGCGCCCCGGCCAGCAGGAGCACGTCGAACTCGACCGAGCGGCCGGTGGCGAAGGTCCGCTGCACGGGCAGGCCGCCCACCAGGCCGCCGTGCGGGGCGACGAGGAGCGGCACCATGCCGGCCGCGAGGACCGCCCCGCGTACCTCGTCGACGCCGTCGAGCCTGGCGGCGGGGTCGACGACGATGCCCACGGTGCGGCCGTCGGCCGGCCACTGCCTGCCCACCTGCGACAGCGCGGGGCTGGGCGCGGGGTCGACGAGCGGCACGGTCGGCTCCGGCGCGGGCAGACCCAGCCCGGTGGCGACCTCCGCGCACAGCGCCGGGTCGATGTTGGCGAGGCACCGGAGCTGGCGCTCCCGGATCGCCTGGTGGTAGCACTTGCCCAGCTCGAAGGTGTAGGCGCGGACGATGTGCTCCTTCTCGACCGGCGACATGCTCAGCCAGAACAGGCGGACCTGGCTGTAGTGGTCGTCGAACGAGACCGGGTTGGCGCGTACCTTGGGCGCCTCCGTCACCGTCACCGGCACGTCGACGAACGCGCCGTCCTCGTCGCCGGCCGGGAAGGGGTTGCCGCCGTCGAGCGAGTTCGGCCGGTACGGTGCGACCCCGGCGTGGACGGCCTGCTGGTGGAAGCCGTCGCGCAGCATGTCGTTGACCGGGGCGTGTGGGCGGTTGATCGGGATCTGCGAGAAGTTCGGCCCGCCCAGCCGGGTGAGCTGCGTGTCGACGTACGAGAAGAGCCTGCCCTGCAACAGCGGGTCGTTCGTGACGTCGATGCCCGGCGGCAGGTGGCCGACGTGGAAGGCGACCTGTTCGGTCTCGGCGAAGAAGTTCGTCGGCGTCCGGTTGAGCGTCAGCTTCCCGACCGGCTGCACCGGCGCCAGCTCCTCCGGCACGATCTTGGTCGGGTCGAGCAGGTCGATCCCGGCGAAGGTCTCCTCGGGAGTGTCGGGAAAGACCTGGAGGCCCAGCTCCCACTCGGGGAAGGCGCCGGCCTCGATGGCGTCGTAGAGGTCCCGGCGGTGGAAGTCCGGGTCCACGCCGCCGAGCAACTGCGCCTCCTCCCAGGTCAGGGAGTGCACGCCCAGCTTGGGCTTCCAGTGGAACTTGGCCAGCGCCGTCTCGCCGGCGGCGTTGACGAGCCGGAACGTGTGGACGCCGAAGCCCTCCATCATCCGGTACGAGCGCGGGATGCCCCGGTCGGACATGTTCCACATGGTGTGGTGCTGCGCCTCGGTGTGCAGGGAGACGAAGTCCCAGAAGGTGTCGTGCGCGCTCTGCGCCTGCGGGATCTCCCGGTCGGGGTGCGGCTTGCCGGCGTGGATGATGTCGGGGAACTTGATGGCGTCCTGGATGAAGAAGACCGGCATGTTGTTGGCGACCAGGTCGAAGGTGCCCTCGTCGGTGTAGAACTTCGTCGCGAAGCCGCGGGTGTCGCGGACCGTGTCGGCCGAGCCGCGCGAACCGAGGACGGTGGAGAACCGCACGAAGACGTTGGTCGACCTGCCCTTCGCCAGGAAGCCGGCCTTCGTCACACCCTCGGCCGTGCCGTAGGCCTCGAAGACGCCGTGCGCGCCGGCCCCACGCGCGTGCACGACGCGCTCGGGAATGCGCTCGTGGTCGAAGTGGGTGATCTTCTCGCGCAGGTGGTGGTCCTGGAGCAGGACCGGACCGCGCGGCCCGGCCTTCAGCGAGTGGTCCGTGTCGCGCAGCCGCGCCCCCTGCGACGTCGTGAGGAAGGCGCCCTGCTGACCGTTCGCCGTCGTCGGCGCGCCGGTCGCCGCGCCGGTCGGCGTACGGGTCTCCGGGGCGCCCTGTTCCTTCTTGGGCGGCAGCGGATCGTGTGGCGTCGTCGGCTCCTCGACGCTTGGCGGGGCGCTGCCCGGCGCGCCGGGCACGTCCGGGGTCAGCGCGTCGGCCACCTTCCCGGCTGCGGCCTCCACCACGTCCTTGACCGCCTTGGCGGGCTTGCTGGCATCCATCTGGCGAGTTCCTCCACGAAAACGTTTGTTGAGCAGGCGTCCTGGCCCGTACCCCGAGCCGGGCGGCGGAAACGGGGACGCGCCGGCGGACCGCGGTCTCGCGTATCGTCCGCCCGTGAGCGCCGACCTACTCGACGACTTCGTGCGGGCGGACCGCGACCGTGCGCTGGGCACGTACGGCATCCGCGTCCACCGCGAGGGCCGCCCGCCCGTGGAACACCGCTTCCGCTCCGACGACCGGGTGAACCTGTACTCCGTCGCGAAGACGTTCACGTCCGTGGCCGTGGGGCTGGCCGAGGCGGAGGGGCGGCTGAGTCTCGACGACCGCCTCCTGGACCACCTGCCCGAGCTGCGGCCGATCGCCGCCGACGGGCTCGGTGCGGTCACGCTCCGCCAACTGTTGACGATGACCAGCGGCACCAGCCACCGCTGGTTCGCCGACGAGCGGATCACCGCCGCCGACCTGCTCCACGAGATCGTCTCCGCGCCGCTCACCGCCGCGCCCGGCACCCGCTTCGCCTACACGGGTTCGGGCCCGTACGCCCTCGGTCGGGTGGTCGCCCGGGTCACCGGGGCCGACCTGCGCTCGTTCCTGCTGCCGCGCCTGTTCGCGCCGCTGGACCTGCACGACCCGCCCTGGCACACGTGTCCGCTGGGTCATCCCCTCGCGGAGAGCGACCTCTTCCTCCGTACCGAGGAACTCGCGCGTTTCGCCCAGCTGCTGGTGCAGGAGGGCCGGTGGAACGGCCGGCAGGTGCTGCCCGCGCGGTACGTGCGGCGGATGGCGGGGGAGCGGGTCGACACGAGCGCCGTCACGTACGGCGAGCCGTACACCCACGGATACGGGCTGGGCGTGTGGATCGACCCGGCCGACACGTACCGGCTGGACGGCCGCTACGGCCAGTACGTGGTGGTCAGCCCCGCGCGGCGGGCCGCCGTCACGGTGACCGCGCACGCGGAGCGCGACCAGGAGCTGCTCGCCGCGATCCACGAACTCGTCGTCGCGCGGCTGTGACGCGCCGGTGCCGTCCACCCGCGGGAGTGGACGGCACCGGGCGTGGTGGTCAGCAGCGTGGCACGCCGGGGATGAAGCCGTCGTGGCCGGTCAGGACGTACGCGTCTGAGACGTACCGGTTGGTGCCGATGCGGTCCCAGACGTTGCTCGTGCCGTAGGGGCCGGTCACCGTGGTGCCGACGGCCTGGCAGTAGATGCTGACGGTCGCGCCGTCGGCGACGGTACCCACGACGGCGTAGCCGGTGCCGGGCCCGGAGCGCACGTTGAGGCTCACCCCCTCGGTGTTCACCGTGCCGGAGCCGACACCGGTCTGCTGGTTCACCAGCTGCATGTAGTAGGCCCAGTTCCAGTTCGGGCCCGGGTCGGTGTGGGTGGCCCCGGGCACCTCGTTGTGGCCGATGATGTGCGTCCTGGTCTTCGGGATGCCGTACTTGTTGGCGAGGCTGCGGGTCAGCGTCGCCGACGCCCGGTACATCGCGTCGGTGAACCAGGCCGCGTTGTCGACGTACCCCTCGTGCTCGATGCCGATGGACTGGGTGTTGTAGGTCCAGTTGCCCGCGTGCCAGGCGATGTCCTTCTCCCGCACCGACTGGGTGACCGCCCCGTCGGAGGAGCGGAACGTGTAGTGCGCGCTGGCCTGGGCGGCCGGGTTCTGGAACCAGCTGATCGAGCCGGCGTAGCTGCCCTGCGTCACGTGGATGACGATGTACCTGACGGAGTGGCTGGTGGGTCGGCTGGCCACCGTGTAGTTGCTGGTGCTCGCCGGCGCCCACGCGGCCGGCCCGTAGTCGGTGCTGAGGATCCCGACCTCGTCCGACGCGGCGCCCGGCAGGTCCCGCTCCGGGGCCACCTGGCGGCCGGGGACCTTCGCCACCCCGGCGTGACCGGTCTCGAAGCCGGCGCCGAGCAGGTCGTAGACGGCGTCCGCGTAGAGGCGGGCGAGCGACGGTTGGGACGCGCCGCCGTAGCGGGCGACCGGGGCGTACCACTCGTCGACGTCGTCGCGCTCGGCCGCGGTCAGGCCCGCCCGGTCGGCGTAGGAGCGCAGGACGGCGGCCGCTCCGGCGATGTTCGCGGCGGGGTCGGTGCGCAGCGCGGCACGGCTGAGCCCGGTCAGCGTGGCCGCCTCGTCCAGGGTGTGCAGCCTGGGGTTGCTGACCAGGTGCATCATGCCGTAGCCGCCCGCCGCGCTCGGGGCGCCGCCGTGTCCGTCCAGGCGGGTCTCGGCGTAGCCGAGGGCGACGAGCAGGTCGCGGGGGACGTCGTACCGACCGGCGGCGGTGTCGAAGGCGGTGGCCAGCCGGGCGGACGCCGGTGGGGCACCCTCCGGGGCGGCCGACACCGGCGCGGGGGCCAGGGCTGATTCGGCAGTCAGGACCAGGGTCGCGGCCAGCATGGCGCTGAGCAGCCCACGCCTGCGTCGCGCGGCGGGTCGAGCAGTCATCTGCACCCCTCCAGATATCCGCCGCCATCGATGAATATCGGCGGGTGGCGGTACCGTACACCGCGACGGGTGTTGATGTAAACGGGTGCCAGGCCGATGTAACTGGATGGCGGAAACCTTCATCGGCGGACGCGTCGAGCCGTCCGTGGGCGCCTGCGCACCGAGGAAGCGGGCGCGGCGGCGCGGTCCCGGCCCCCTCGACCTGCTGAGCTACCGCCGGCCGGTGGTGCCTGCGGCGGTGCGCGCCCTGCTGAGCGGCGTCACGAACCGCCGACGCGGGGCACGACCGGGCGGACCGCGACCGGGGCGCCCGGTCGCCCGCCCGCGCGCGACCGGTACTCGGGGACGCCCACGCAGGTGAAGAGCAGCGCCGCGAGGTCGTCCGGCTCGCCCAGCAGCCCTGGGACGTCCGAGTCGAGAAAGGTCATGCCGGAGGCGCCCGCGCCGAGGGCGTACGCCGCGAGGTGCAGCCGGCCCTCGACGAGCCCGGTGGCGAGCTGGGCGTCGCGGTAGCCGCGGTCGTCGAGGGTCGACAGCGGCGCGGCGGCGACGACGACGTAGGCCGCGTCGCCGGCGAGCGCCTGGTCCAGGCAGACCCGGAGCAGCTCGTCGCGCAGGTCACCGGTGCGCAGCGGCGCCGACAGGTCGGGCCACCGGTAGAGGCCGGGCGGCACCCCGTCGACCCCGTGCACGGCGACCCAGTGCGGCACCGGCACGCCGCGCAGGGCCGCCGCCAGGGGCCATTCCAGCAGGGCGCGCGGCAGCGTCCGGGACCTGTCCATCCGCCGCTGCGAGCCGCGCCGCCGGACGACCTCGTCGAGCGGGTCGGACGGCGGGTGCGCCGGCAGCGGCTCCGCCCGCGGCCAGGGCGCGCCGAGCACGTCCCGGTCGCCCGCGCGCTGGGCGGCGGTGCACAGCGGCAGCTCGACCGGCGGCAGCTCACCGGGGACCGCCGGCCCGGTGGGCCCGATCGCCGGCGCACCGTCGCCGAGGGACAGCAGGGCCAGCGGGTACTCGTGCACCCCGTCCGCGCCGACGAGCGCGCGCACGGTGGCGTCCGGGAAGAGCGACCGCAGCCGCGGCGACAGGCCGGCGCTGTCGGCGGCCGCCGACAACTGGGACAGCAGCGTGCCGGCGTCCCAGTAGAGGTGCCGCCAGCCGCGCTCGGCGTAGCGCCAGCCCGTGCGCCACGGCACGCCCGTGACCACCAGCGTCGTGACCGCCCCGGTCGCGGCGGGGGCCACCTGGACGAGCGCGTGCCGCCGCGCGTCGTACCAGTGCACGCCGTCCGGCACCCCCGCGACGCCCCGGGTGCTCGCGTAGACCTCCAGCGGGAACCGCGCCCCCGCCGAGCCGGAGGCGCGGTAGAGGAAGGGGCGGCCGTTGCGCTCGGCGGTGCGCACGACGCCGGCGCCGAGGAAGAGCACGCGGCCGAGCTGCGCCGCGTCGAGCGGCTGCGCGGGGGACGCGACGCCGGCCAGCACGGCGGTCGCGGGGACGCCGGGGTCGGGCAGGTCGCGCGGCAGGGCGAGGACGGCGGGACCCTCCGGGTAGCCCTTCATGGGCGGCGGCAGGGTCTCGGGGTCGTTCGGGACGAGGTCCTGGCGGACGCGCGGGTCGTCCACGGGCACGTCCCACTCGCGGCTCGGCTCGTAGGACGTCAGCCGGTGCAACAGCCCGGCGCCGGTGTCGAGGTCCATCCGGTCATCCTGCCAGCGCGCGGCGCCGGACGGTGGCCCCGACGGGCGACCCGCACGGCACGGTCCCGCGCCGGTGCGGGAGGCCGCCGGGCGGCCGGGGAGCCGGCGGAGCCACCGCCGACCGCCCCGGCCGGTCCGGCTCAGATCCGGGCGCCGACGTCCGCGCCGTTGGCCGGGCGCAGGAACGAGGAGGTGGGGATGGCACCGTCCGCCGTACGGGGGCCGGTGATCGTGGCCGGGTCCGTGCTGACGAGCGACCACGTCCCGCCGAGGTTCCACGAGTTGCCGGAGCCGGTGGAGGCGCCGAGCGACACGTCGGTGGTGTTGCCGACCGCGAGGTTGCGGGTGAGCACCGAGGCGGAGCGCGACACGTTGAAGCCGTCCTTGCCGTTGTCCCAGGCGGTGTTGCGCTCGAAGACCAGCGAACCCGGGTTGCCGTTGTCGATGAACCCGCCGGCCGAGTTGCCCCAGGCCATGCTGTTGCGGGTGACGTGGGCGACCGCCGGGCGCGGATCCGTGCCGCCGCCGTTCTTGAACCCGTTGCCGTCCCCGGTGTAGTCGGGCAGGCCCCAGTAGTTGTAGCCGTTGTCGTAGGCGACGCTGTTCTCGATGAGCACGGGCGACAGGAACAGCCAGGCGTCGAAGCCGTCGTCGGCGTTGCGCCACAGCCGGGCGCCCCGGACGACGTTGCCCGTCCCGGAGCCCTCCTTGATGGCCAGACCGTCCGCGCTCTCGCCGTTCTTGCGCGGGTCGCGGTTGCCGTAGCTGTCGAGATCGACGACGTGGTTGCCCGACGAGGCGCCCTGCAGGTGCAGGCCGGTCTCGTAGTTGTCCCGGGTCACCAGGCGCTCGTAGCGGCCGTTGTTGGTGTCCACCCCGAAGATGCCGTACGGGCCGTTGACGATCTCCAGGTCGACGAATCGCCACCAGTCGCCCTCGACGTGCAAGGCGCCCCGGTCGGCGCGGGGGATCGAGGAACCCACGGCCCCGGGGGTGTACGGCATGTTCTCGCCGTCGATGATCACGCGCTCGCCCTGGTAGGCGGTGAGGGTGATCGGCTGGGACTCAGTGCCGTCCTTGAGGATCTTGATGGTGCTGGCCGGCGCGTAGGTGCCTGCGCGCACGGCGATGGTCCCGCCGGGCTGCACGAGGTCGTGGGCGCGCTGGATGGTCCGCAGCGGCTGGGCCAGGGTGCCCGGGGCGGCGTCGTCGCCGTTCGTGGCGACGACCAGGGTGCCGGCGGCCGGCGGCGGCGTGGTCGGGGGCGGCGTGGTCGGCGGGGGCGTGGTCGGGGGAGCGGTGGTCGGGGCGGCGGTGGTCGGCGGGGTGGTCGGGCCGGTGCCGCCGGAGCTGACCACCACGTCGTCGAAGCTCGCGCCGGCGTGAGCGGTGACCAGCGCGATCCGCCCGGCGCCGGTCAGGGTGCCGTTCGCGTCGCCGACCCGCACGCCGTCGACGAATCCGCGCACGGTGCTGCCGGCGGCCTCGATCCGCAGCGTGTGCCACGCGCCGGTGGCGCCGACGCCGGCCGCCGAGCCGAGCACGGTGATCGCGCTGCCGTTGACGGCCTGGAGTTCCGCGCGGCCGTCGGCCAGCAGCGACAGCCGGTACATCTTCGTGGAGCTGCTGGCCCGGGCGGCGATGGCGACGAGACCGCCGGGCCCGTACGAGGCCGGCTTGACCCGGGCCCGTACCTCGTAGTCGGTCCAGCTCGTCTGCCCGGCGAACATCCGGGCCAGCTCGCTACCGGTGTTCGACTGGCGGAGCACCGGCGAACCGTCGGTGG
Protein-coding regions in this window:
- a CDS encoding serine hydrolase, translating into MSADLLDDFVRADRDRALGTYGIRVHREGRPPVEHRFRSDDRVNLYSVAKTFTSVAVGLAEAEGRLSLDDRLLDHLPELRPIAADGLGAVTLRQLLTMTSGTSHRWFADERITAADLLHEIVSAPLTAAPGTRFAYTGSGPYALGRVVARVTGADLRSFLLPRLFAPLDLHDPPWHTCPLGHPLAESDLFLRTEELARFAQLLVQEGRWNGRQVLPARYVRRMAGERVDTSAVTYGEPYTHGYGLGVWIDPADTYRLDGRYGQYVVVSPARRAAVTVTAHAERDQELLAAIHELVVARL
- a CDS encoding catalase, which encodes MDASKPAKAVKDVVEAAAGKVADALTPDVPGAPGSAPPSVEEPTTPHDPLPPKKEQGAPETRTPTGAATGAPTTANGQQGAFLTTSQGARLRDTDHSLKAGPRGPVLLQDHHLREKITHFDHERIPERVVHARGAGAHGVFEAYGTAEGVTKAGFLAKGRSTNVFVRFSTVLGSRGSADTVRDTRGFATKFYTDEGTFDLVANNMPVFFIQDAIKFPDIIHAGKPHPDREIPQAQSAHDTFWDFVSLHTEAQHHTMWNMSDRGIPRSYRMMEGFGVHTFRLVNAAGETALAKFHWKPKLGVHSLTWEEAQLLGGVDPDFHRRDLYDAIEAGAFPEWELGLQVFPDTPEETFAGIDLLDPTKIVPEELAPVQPVGKLTLNRTPTNFFAETEQVAFHVGHLPPGIDVTNDPLLQGRLFSYVDTQLTRLGGPNFSQIPINRPHAPVNDMLRDGFHQQAVHAGVAPYRPNSLDGGNPFPAGDEDGAFVDVPVTVTEAPKVRANPVSFDDHYSQVRLFWLSMSPVEKEHIVRAYTFELGKCYHQAIRERQLRCLANIDPALCAEVATGLGLPAPEPTVPLVDPAPSPALSQVGRQWPADGRTVGIVVDPAARLDGVDEVRGAVLAAGMVPLLVAPHGGLVGGLPVQRTFATGRSVEFDVLLLAGAPAPAPDASPARDAKAGAADAAAVDPRVLLLVEECWRHAKAIGAWGAGVDVLRQAGVAGTPGVVTGGSGAEVLTAVQQLLAAHRVWERFPASVA
- a CDS encoding peptidoglycan-binding protein encodes the protein MQNWLRLTAGYTGPIDGAPGPGTYAALQRAMRAYGYTGPIDGQPGPNTWRAVQRLASGHGYTGPIDGVMGPNSWRGFARFLNQDRWD
- a CDS encoding S8 family serine peptidase, which codes for MAHSPFRRRFPSRRRTPARLVAAVAASTMLLAVAPVPAVAAPLPAGDTTAEASARPASSKAQPKSGLWLVKMDKPSVVAASQARPARTGGIDTRSAASTSYAQELARQQDTLVDEMEAILGRSVRVAHTYRNVVNGLAVEVSADEAAHLSGLPGVSAVVPDEVLELTTDTSNALIQSPAVWEGRTAENVGTRGEGAIVGILDSGINPEHPSFAAVDGDGYRHTNPYGAGTYTGVCAPTHPQHKAICNDKLIGAWSMVGTDARDDNGHGSHTASTAAGNRHEATMTVGTSTHKITVSGVAPRANVISYKVCMALGCLSSATIAAVDQAIADGVDVLNYSISGRDDPWKDLVDQAFLEAYSAGIFVAASAGNSGPGASTVAKTAPWNMSVAAVSHERVIAHRLDVTGPTPVPAALTGIAAVIGENSPNPPIEGEIRYSGTVDANNVQACVPFPAAAFSGKVALLPRGGCDFSVKVKNATAAGATGVVVHNQYSGPPITMGALAGTSIPAVMVSLADGQRLRDHAAATDGPVTVRVDPGSEVLRDGDWTDVVADFSSRGPSKFDMLAPTVAAPGRNILAATMAAKDNPATYAFMQGTSMSSPHVAGAGALLAALHPDWSPTRIRSALAVTADRDGVVKEDGRTPADAFDIGSGRINLAQAARTGIVLDETAANFVAANPDAGGDPQALNLPAVVEHHCLKVCTFTRTVSSVAKVAATYQVAPQAPTGARITVAPTRFTLAPGASQQLTVTVDVTGTARKNWLFGAIDLTTDARHAPDGQPIAQAHFPVAVLPAAPDLTVDKTELSSSMDVAQNESHTVKVGNAGGAELTWRATGDGADCAWPTWVKVTPAQGTLGAFKSQDIQITLDSTGLDDGGVFRADLCLASNDQDQPTTTIALELTVVPVPKIEVAPKSLSARQPAGLVTSQKFAVRNAGHGVLDWRLDDPDAGPSDERIQLLRDGVLLIPNSGSATRGVMAFDPQTGKQIDPQFIPHFKFDPTSNLYTPFQVVAKPDGSGFLMSDQVNSVVTEHGLDGSFRRVFAPAAGAGDPTVMGNTRGIALSPRGTVLVTVASQANANSVVEFDADGKFLGTFVAPGADGLKGPWGILFRGDDVLVSASDSDAIHSFKKDGSAANARFFQGLSWPGQLVELPNGNVLAASWGSGSTPGVWEMDRDGKLIGVYTPPGGSGYQGVHPLGNGNILTTSSKGVHEIDRSGRLVEVENDKGAARFITHVRLPDLQPCVTPDEVPWLTASRTSAGTGAGRSTEVTLSMDSTGLAAGTYRAQLCVTSDDPSNPLTTLPVTLEVTDQTCAQVVSGERRGPLPVNGGVTCLAPGATVFGPVNVAKGAGLIALDASVSGPVTATGATVVELTGSTVDGPLSVTGVTGSVLISGTRVTGPVSVVDSRTGDTPVVVSGNRIDGPLRCVGNQPPPVDGGVANTVSGPTSGQCRGW